A portion of the Oreochromis niloticus isolate F11D_XX linkage group LG10, O_niloticus_UMD_NMBU, whole genome shotgun sequence genome contains these proteins:
- the gltpd2b gene encoding glycolipid transfer protein domain-containing protein 2, whose amino-acid sequence MGVKGKAAAAILILLLFLGSLWLQGGLDYHWDSCVKGYNQLNKLHQLSNSSVGNGAESQLELCPGQTFQVSLLLSHLLDAPTYNSDVLLQPYLSSWDELVKFMDSLGPMVGLISKEIESKTSIIRQLALTAEGNPEAEVGPDLHSINSVNSQGGGTKNKASVHTSAYHSVRSMILMELNQGLVSFHHQTDSGCRTLLRLHRALLWLKLFLEKLAETPVEGRLRSPSDLCREAYKSTLAQHHTWYVRKAAELAFIALPERGFFFRLVCVQNQEELSKVLHRVSRAIGEVYDRTQKALEEHGMLDLP is encoded by the exons ATGGGTGTAAAGGGCAAGGCTGCTGCAGCTATCCTTATCCTGCTGCTGTTCCTTGGCTCGCTGTGGCTAC AGGGGGGGTTGGATTACCACTGGGATTCTTGTGTAAAGGGTTATAATCAGTTAAATAAG CTTCACCAGCTGTCCAACAGCAGTGTGGGCAATGGAGCTGAGAGCCAGCTTGAGCTGTGCCCTGGTCAGACCTTCCAGGTGTCACTTCTGCTCTCCCACCTGCTGGATGCCCCAACTTACAACTCTGACGTGCTGCTGCAGCCATATCTGTCCAGCTGGGACGAGCTTGTCAA GTTCATGGACTCTCTGGGGCCAATGGTGGGACTCATATCTAAAGAGATAGAAAGTAAGACTTCTATAATTCGCCAACTGGCCCTGACGGCTGAGGGGAACCCTGAAGCAGAGGTAGGCCCGGATCTACATTCCATAAACTCCGTAAACTCACAGGGTGGTGGGACAAAGAATAAGGCTTCGGTGCACACCAGTGCTTATCACTCTGTGCGCTCTATGATCTTGATGGAGCTGAATCAAGGGCTGGTGAGTTTCCACCACCAGACAGACTCTGGATGCCGGACTCTACTGCGCCTGCATCGCGCTCTGCTTTGGCTGAAGCTCTTCCTGGAGAAGCTGGCTGAGACACCAGTGGAGGGACGGCTCAGGAGTCCCTCTGACCTGTGTCGTGAGGCCTACAAGAGCACCCTCGCTCAACACCATACATGGTACGTCCGCAAGGCCGCTGAGCTGGCCTTCATTGCCCTGCCAGAGCGGGGCTTCTTTTTCAGGCTGGTGTGCGTGCAGAACCAGGAGGAGCTGAGCAAAGTGCTGCACAGGGTGTCTCGGGCCATCGGAGAGGTTTATGACCGGACACAGAAAGCTCTGGAGGAACATGGCATGCTGGACTTGCCATAA
- the chrne gene encoding acetylcholine receptor subunit epsilon: protein MAVRSLWIAFGVVTILGTLAGLVQCNQETELIGDLFKNYNKNIRPVLHPEDKLGVQIKLTLTNLISLNEKEETLTTNVWIEIQWNDYRLAWNTSQYYGIEVIRVPCKTVWLPDIVLENNIDGKFDVAYYANVLISSDGGIYWLPPAIYRSTCAIEITYFPFDYQNCTLAFRSQTYSANEVDLTLAVGETGEIIEWVDIDPEAFTENGEWAIVHRPARKMINSRYSPDDLEYQEITFNLVIQRKPLFYIINVILPCSLISSLVVLAYFLPAQAGGQKLTVSISVLLAQTVFLFLIAQKIPETSLSVPLIGKYLIFVMCVTTLIATNQIVVLNFSLRSPSTHTMSQTLKHLFLKMVPRFLGMSPLVDDSEVTTEVNGVRERRRSSFGLMQRAEEYVLKQPRSEMMFDKQRERHGLTRSIVDSIDVSSTANLYKSLAQAAPEIKQCVDACNFIADSTRQQNTIGSEIESWVLIGKMVDKVCFWAAISLFIIGTVWIFLTGHFNRAPELPFPGESKNMPQLKKGGGEKFSLFNVFKVYFASCCL, encoded by the exons ATGGCAGTGCGTAGTCTTTGGATAGCTTTCGGAGTTGTAACTATTCTTGGGACTTTAGCGGGACTGG TGCAATGTAATCAGGAGACAGAGCTGATCGGGGACTTGTTCAAAAACTACAACAAGAATATACGTCCAGTATTACATCCTGAAGACAAATTGGGGGTTCAGATCAAGCTGACCCTCACTAATCTTATTTCCCTG AATGAAAAGGAGGAGACTCTTACAACCAATGTGTGGATTGAGATT CAATGGAATGATTACCGCCTTGCCTGGAATACATCTCAGTATTATGGCATTGAGGTTATTCGTGTCCCGTGCAAAACTGTCTGGCTTCCCGATATAGTTCTTGAAAACAA CATTGATGGCAAATTTGATGTGGCCTACTACGCCAATGTGTTGATCAGCAGTGATGGTGGGATTTACTGGCTGCCTCCTGCTATCTATCGCAGCACGTGTGCCATTGAGATCACCTACTTCCCGTTTGATTATCAAAACTGCACACTTGCATTCAG ATCCCAGACTTACAGTGCCAATGAAGTGGATCTCACCTTGGCTGTTGGAGAAACAGGGGAGATTATTGAATGGGTGGACATCGACCCTGAGGCTTTCACGG AGAACGGTGAGTGGGCCATTGTCCATCGTCCAGCCAGGAAGATGATCAACAGTCGGTATTCCCCAGATGACCTGGAGTATCAGGAGATCACGTTCAATCTGGTCATCCAAAGGAAGCCGCTGTTCTACATCATCAATGTTATCCTCCCCTGTTCCCTTATCTCGTCTCTGGTCGTACTGGCCTACTTCCTACCTGCACAAG CTGGAGGACAGAAGCTGACCGTGTCCATCTCTGTTTTGCTGGCTCAGACTGTCTTCCTCTTTCTTATCGCTCAGAAGATCCCCGAGACCTCTCTGTCTGTCCCTCTAATTGGAAA GTACCTGATCTTTGTGATGTGTGTCACTACTCTCATTGCTACAAATCAAATTGTAGTGCTGAACTTCTCACTGCGCAGCCCCAGCACTCACACCATGTCCCAAACCCTCAAACAT CTGTTCTTGAAAATGGTTCCTCGCTTCTTGGGCATGTCTCCGCTGGTAGATGATAGTGAGGTGACAACAGAGGTAAATGGGGTGAGGGAGCGGCGGCGCAGCTCCTTTGGCCTCATGCAGAGAGCAGAGGAATATGTGCTCAAGCAGCCTCGCAGTGAAATGATGTTTGACAAGCAAAGAGAGAGGCATGGTCTCACGCGATCCATTG TGGACAGTATAGATGTCAGCAGCACAGCTAACCTATATAAGAGTTTGGCCCAAGCTGCACCTGAGATTAAGCAATGTGTGGATGCCTGCAACTTCATTGCTGACAGTACAAGGCAACAAAATACCATTGGCTCT GAAATTGAAAGCTGGGTCTTGATCGGGAAAATGGTCGACAAGGTGTGTTTCTGGGCGGCTATTTCTCTATTCATCATCGGCACAGTGTGGATCTTCCTAACAGGACACTTCAACCGTGCCCCAGAATTACCATTTCCAGGAGAGAGTAAAAATATGCCCCAActtaaaaaaggggggggggagaaaTTTTCTCTGTTTAATGTTTTCAAAGTATATTTTGCCTCGTGCTGTTTATGA